The Planktothrix tepida PCC 9214 genome window below encodes:
- the pyrH gene encoding UMP kinase: protein MGTAYKRILLKLSGEALMGDLGYGIDPAVVQDIAQEVAEVVNMGVQVAIVVGGGNIFRGVKAAAGGMDRATADYVGMIATVMNSITLQDALEQIGVPTRVQTAIAMQEIAEPYIRRKAIRHLELNRVVIFGAGSGNPFFTTDTTAALRAAEIDAEVIFKATKVDGIYDSDPKKNPDAKRYQTLTYGYVLTHDLRVMDSTAIALCKENNIPIIVFDLTVRGNISRAVSGEPVGTLVGGLCEVT, encoded by the coding sequence ATGGGAACAGCGTACAAACGCATTTTACTAAAATTAAGTGGCGAAGCCTTAATGGGAGATTTGGGCTATGGTATTGATCCAGCCGTCGTTCAAGACATTGCCCAAGAAGTCGCCGAAGTTGTCAATATGGGCGTACAAGTCGCCATTGTAGTCGGAGGCGGTAACATTTTTAGAGGGGTGAAAGCCGCCGCTGGGGGAATGGATCGCGCAACCGCCGATTATGTCGGGATGATTGCAACAGTAATGAATTCCATTACCTTGCAAGATGCTTTAGAACAAATTGGAGTTCCGACCCGGGTACAAACGGCGATCGCCATGCAGGAAATTGCAGAACCCTATATCAGACGCAAAGCCATACGCCACCTAGAACTCAATCGGGTGGTTATTTTTGGGGCGGGTTCAGGGAATCCTTTTTTCACAACGGATACAACCGCAGCATTACGAGCGGCGGAAATTGATGCCGAAGTGATTTTTAAAGCCACCAAGGTAGATGGTATTTATGATAGTGATCCCAAAAAGAACCCAGACGCAAAACGTTATCAAACCTTGACCTATGGCTACGTTCTCACCCATGATTTACGGGTAATGGACAGTACAGCCATTGCGCTGTGCAAAGAAAATAATATCCCTATTATTGTATTTGACCTGACTGTCCGGGGAAATATTAGCCGTGCGGTGAGTGGTGAACCTGTTGGAACCTTAGTAGGAGGTTTGTGTGAAGTTACCTGA